From a region of the Mesomycoplasma ovipneumoniae ATCC 29419 genome:
- a CDS encoding fructose-specific PTS transporter subunit EIIC, producing the protein MSIFSKDFIFLDQDLNSKEEVFEFIAQKAVNLGIGTEKNKIFDDLLARENEISTGLESNFAIPHAQSSAIEKPALLFLSLKSELDWQNFDDSKAKFIFCILLPKSGFEQNQVEILAKVARIILNPEIKEIILSKDENVIFDNISKFIFEKDQMENHETNSQKIPINAKKVVGITSCTVGIAHTYLAAEKLEMGLKQNGYIPKIETRGSVGPKNVLTKEDIEEAEFVIVASDLEIDSSIFDQKKVYFTSTKAAIHETEDVIQKAKKAPILHNKQKKQTQNQESRTSIVKHIITGISYMIPYVVFGGIMIALSLGIGKAIYGNAEAAPKGDFLWWMLEIGVIAFKLMIGVLGGYIAYSIAGRAALAPGFIVATVGNTNDLFYGIGGISVQTPMGFIGAVIFGILVGYSVKFINSLKIQKSLSAILPIFVIPIGVSLFWSLVVIFLIGAPIGWVLDKLIAGLKHVFENKDGIGLGVAFLLGLLLGGMAGFDMGGPVNKVAFLTSTALVSTQVYEPMGMMAAAIPVAPIGMGITTLIWRRKFTKEEKSLGLSAIIMGFIGISEGAIPFAIADPKRVISANVIGSAVAGGLAGLLAVTNQAGHGGPIVAILGAVGSIKHGIGLGIAFFFLSVIVGSFTTALIYGLWKDRNFNIFSNLTRRNHKKGAK; encoded by the coding sequence ATGAGTATTTTTTCAAAAGATTTTATTTTTTTAGATCAAGATCTTAATTCAAAAGAAGAAGTTTTTGAATTTATTGCTCAAAAAGCAGTCAATCTTGGAATTGGAACTGAAAAAAATAAAATCTTTGACGATCTTTTGGCTCGTGAAAATGAAATTTCTACCGGACTTGAGTCAAATTTTGCAATTCCTCATGCTCAAAGTAGTGCTATTGAAAAGCCAGCACTGCTGTTTTTAAGTCTAAAATCTGAGCTTGATTGGCAAAATTTTGATGACTCTAAGGCAAAATTTATTTTTTGTATTTTGCTGCCAAAGTCTGGTTTTGAACAAAATCAAGTCGAAATTTTAGCAAAAGTTGCACGAATTATTCTTAATCCCGAAATTAAAGAAATAATTTTATCAAAAGATGAAAATGTTATTTTTGATAACATTTCAAAGTTTATTTTTGAAAAAGACCAGATGGAAAATCACGAGACAAATTCCCAAAAAATTCCCATAAATGCAAAAAAAGTTGTTGGAATCACATCTTGTACTGTTGGAATTGCTCACACTTATTTAGCAGCTGAAAAATTAGAAATGGGACTAAAACAAAATGGCTATATCCCCAAAATTGAAACTCGAGGGTCAGTTGGACCTAAAAATGTTTTAACAAAAGAAGATATTGAAGAGGCCGAATTTGTCATAGTTGCCAGCGATCTTGAAATTGACAGCTCAATTTTTGACCAAAAAAAGGTCTATTTTACAAGCACTAAAGCTGCAATCCATGAAACTGAAGATGTAATTCAAAAAGCAAAAAAAGCACCAATTTTACATAACAAACAAAAAAAACAAACCCAAAATCAGGAAAGCCGCACTAGCATTGTTAAACATATTATCACCGGAATTTCTTACATGATTCCTTATGTTGTCTTTGGTGGAATTATGATCGCCCTTTCACTAGGAATTGGAAAAGCGATTTATGGAAATGCTGAGGCAGCACCAAAAGGTGATTTTCTCTGATGAATGCTCGAAATTGGGGTAATTGCCTTTAAATTAATGATCGGTGTTTTAGGTGGCTACATTGCCTACTCGATTGCCGGACGGGCCGCTCTTGCACCAGGATTTATTGTTGCAACTGTCGGTAATACGAACGATTTATTCTATGGAATTGGCGGAATTTCTGTTCAGACACCGATGGGATTTATTGGCGCAGTAATTTTTGGAATTCTTGTTGGTTACAGTGTTAAATTCATTAACTCGCTAAAAATCCAAAAATCATTAAGCGCAATTTTACCAATTTTTGTAATTCCAATTGGAGTCAGCCTATTTTGATCTCTAGTTGTAATTTTCTTAATTGGCGCTCCTATTGGTTGAGTGCTTGATAAATTAATCGCTGGATTAAAGCATGTTTTTGAAAACAAAGACGGAATTGGTCTTGGAGTTGCCTTTCTTTTAGGTCTTTTACTTGGCGGAATGGCCGGATTTGACATGGGTGGCCCAGTAAATAAGGTTGCTTTTTTAACTTCAACCGCTCTTGTTTCAACTCAAGTTTATGAACCAATGGGAATGATGGCAGCAGCAATACCGGTTGCGCCAATTGGAATGGGAATTACAACCTTAATTTGACGTAGAAAATTTACAAAAGAGGAAAAATCACTCGGACTTTCAGCGATAATAATGGGATTTATTGGAATTTCTGAAGGTGCTATTCCTTTTGCAATCGCTGATCCAAAACGGGTAATTAGTGCTAATGTTATCGGTTCTGCAGTTGCTGGTGGACTTGCTGGACTTCTTGCTGTTACAAATCAAGCCGGACATGGCGGACCAATTGTTGCAATTCTTGGTGCTGTTGGTTCAATAAAACACGGAATTGGTCTTGGAATTGCCTTTTTCTTCTTGTCAGTTATTGTCGGAAGTTTTACTACCGCACT
- a CDS encoding IMCp domain-containing protein → MNKTKTLRFYLTEICDEFHNEKDCYYRLKFAKETVGLFNSLVDVFLKIESLKTPVRLWVLRNKKFGSVISFPLAINFRSLSQEKKEQFIAKILADDPNFNLNESTQPNQKTSQPKNLTLHQSQDFDLQSLKSKLNKEKPKTEILITENEKTIEEILYALKQNNTDHPIECPVCDDENHLEELNSECPCHLVELEIIESADDLDQEDDKNSSLVNLENSELSAQKTHESNLEEDSEILEEFDQDENQEDDLNSSEENEQNLAKISPNLVFNQDISDEFDNELLEKVDSVSQALVKKVSDHEFEDEFLEKDNHSDHDQSEDQIYSSKTANNFAQEENHQIHSEYCDFSPENSDSSHSCQTCGHNKSCSWCQRYRTYLIEAKNCPACLDRFKQKNFDYLEKISQLRLPAHNIVSFSKKEPKICKTCVHNALCSWCQRYRTYLNEAQNCPKCKALFEAKNISVRQKIRELSHPSYPSYLLKNPYFSKCVACNHNATCPWCQKYRTYLLEAKNCPACLDKFKQRNFDIDAKLNLLRDNSYFSHLASLKSTVNCKACNHNATCPWCQKYRTYLLEAKNCPSCLAKFKKQNFDLDAKINLLRSNSYYNNLANNIKCKACFHNASCQWCQKYATYLLEAKNCPACLAKFRAQNFDLEKKLKELRTNDLQKLTSLIWQQTYNSPCPACNHNFFCPKCRKLAAYYREARKCQACQLILKKKNIDIEQKIAELSFYPYYESRALLRYNLFESDALFNQNCSSCLHVYSCRFCQKYRTFLLEAKNCPACKYLFAKKGISIDYLLKVINFWNHPDSFNHVDPLSVLKHGRPIVHEKIVEIVDIPKIEIVEPPRIEIVEIPQIVEPPKIVEPVLDYSWVKIHPYYPQIGTFELNKFPAIIPLFQGIVYQAFLDLNRGDHSSIVDDELFNTKRGFGGYNVQSSGGLSVGLGDLSVDEATRVIAASTSSVDEDEEIIIVATEKSTIWGLPSYVLWFIVFALIAVILVVVIMFILYGAGII, encoded by the coding sequence ATGAACAAAACCAAAACGTTAAGATTTTATCTCACAGAGATTTGTGACGAGTTTCACAATGAAAAAGACTGTTATTATAGGCTAAAATTCGCAAAGGAAACCGTTGGTCTTTTTAACTCTCTAGTTGATGTTTTTCTAAAAATTGAAAGTCTTAAAACACCAGTTCGGCTTTGAGTTTTGCGTAATAAGAAATTTGGATCTGTAATTTCCTTTCCTTTAGCGATTAATTTTAGGTCACTTAGTCAAGAAAAAAAAGAACAATTTATAGCTAAAATTTTGGCTGATGACCCGAATTTCAATCTAAATGAATCAACTCAGCCAAATCAAAAAACTAGTCAACCTAAAAATTTAACTTTGCACCAATCACAAGATTTTGATTTACAAAGTTTAAAATCTAAATTAAACAAAGAAAAACCAAAAACCGAAATTTTAATTACTGAAAATGAGAAAACTATCGAAGAAATTCTCTATGCATTAAAACAAAATAACACCGATCACCCAATTGAGTGTCCAGTTTGTGATGATGAAAATCATCTTGAAGAGCTTAATAGTGAATGTCCTTGTCATTTAGTTGAGCTTGAAATTATTGAATCAGCAGATGATTTAGACCAAGAAGATGACAAAAATTCTTCTTTAGTTAATTTAGAAAACTCAGAACTTTCAGCACAAAAGACTCATGAATCTAATTTAGAAGAAGATTCTGAAATTTTAGAAGAATTTGACCAAGACGAAAACCAAGAAGATGACCTTAATTCATCAGAAGAAAATGAGCAAAATTTAGCTAAAATTTCACCAAATTTAGTTTTTAATCAAGATATTTCTGATGAATTTGACAATGAGTTGCTTGAAAAAGTTGACTCAGTAAGTCAAGCATTAGTTAAAAAAGTCAGTGACCATGAATTTGAAGATGAATTTTTAGAAAAAGATAATCACTCTGATCATGATCAGTCCGAAGATCAAATTTATTCGTCAAAAACAGCTAATAATTTTGCTCAAGAAGAAAATCACCAAATTCATTCAGAATATTGCGATTTTTCTCCTGAAAATTCAGACTCATCTCATTCTTGTCAGACTTGTGGACATAATAAAAGTTGTTCTTGATGTCAAAGATACCGCACTTATTTAATTGAAGCCAAAAATTGTCCAGCTTGCCTTGATAGATTTAAGCAAAAAAATTTTGACTATCTTGAAAAAATTTCCCAACTAAGACTTCCAGCCCATAATATTGTTAGCTTTTCCAAAAAAGAACCAAAAATTTGCAAAACTTGTGTTCATAATGCCCTTTGTTCTTGGTGTCAAAGATACCGCACTTATTTAAATGAGGCTCAAAATTGTCCTAAATGTAAAGCACTTTTTGAAGCTAAAAATATTAGTGTTAGACAAAAAATTCGTGAACTTTCACATCCGAGCTATCCCTCTTACTTATTAAAAAACCCTTATTTTAGCAAGTGTGTTGCTTGCAACCATAATGCAACTTGTCCTTGGTGTCAAAAATATCGCACCTATTTACTTGAAGCCAAAAATTGTCCAGCTTGCCTTGATAAATTTAAGCAACGAAATTTTGACATTGACGCTAAATTAAATTTACTTCGTGATAATTCATATTTTAGTCATTTAGCTTCATTAAAATCAACTGTAAATTGCAAAGCCTGCAACCATAATGCAACTTGCCCTTGGTGTCAAAAATATCGTACCTATTTACTTGAGGCCAAAAATTGTCCATCCTGCCTTGCTAAATTTAAGAAACAAAATTTTGACCTTGATGCTAAGATAAATTTACTCCGAAGCAATTCATATTATAATAATTTAGCAAATAATATCAAATGTAAAGCTTGTTTTCATAACGCATCTTGTCAGTGATGTCAAAAATATGCAACTTATTTACTTGAAGCCAAAAATTGTCCAGCTTGCCTTGCTAAATTTAGAGCGCAAAACTTTGACCTTGAGAAAAAATTAAAAGAACTAAGAACAAATGATCTCCAAAAATTAACCTCATTAATTTGGCAGCAAACTTATAATTCGCCTTGTCCAGCTTGCAATCATAATTTCTTCTGTCCAAAGTGCCGCAAATTAGCTGCTTATTATCGTGAAGCTCGCAAATGTCAAGCATGTCAGCTAATTCTTAAAAAGAAAAATATCGACATTGAACAAAAAATTGCTGAACTTTCATTTTATCCTTATTATGAATCACGAGCACTTTTAAGATATAATTTATTTGAGTCAGATGCACTTTTTAATCAAAATTGTTCCTCTTGTTTACATGTTTATTCTTGCCGTTTTTGTCAAAAGTATCGCACTTTTTTACTTGAGGCCAAAAATTGTCCAGCATGTAAATACCTTTTTGCCAAAAAGGGAATTTCAATTGACTATTTATTAAAAGTAATTAATTTCTGAAACCACCCTGATAGTTTCAATCACGTTGATCCACTTTCAGTTTTAAAACACGGACGCCCAATTGTTCATGAAAAAATTGTTGAAATAGTTGATATTCCTAAAATTGAAATAGTTGAGCCTCCCCGAATTGAAATAGTTGAAATTCCGCAAATAGTCGAACCTCCTAAAATAGTTGAGCCAGTTCTTGATTATTCTTGAGTCAAAATTCACCCTTATTATCCACAAATTGGGACTTTTGAACTAAATAAATTTCCAGCAATTATCCCATTATTCCAAGGAATTGTCTATCAGGCTTTCTTAGATCTCAACCGTGGCGATCACAGTTCAATCGTTGATGATGAATTATTTAACACAAAACGTGGCTTTGGTGGTTATAATGTCCAATCATCTGGCGGACTTTCAGTTGGACTTGGTGATTTAAGTGTTGACGAGGCTACTCGAGTAATTGCCGCTTCAACTTCAAGCGTGGATGAAGATGAAGAAATTATTATCGTTGCAACCGAAAAATCAACAATTTGAGGTCTTCCTTCTTATGTTTTATGATTTATCGTTTTTGCCTTGATTGCTGTAATTCTTGTTGTTGTGATTATGTTTATTTTATACGGTGCTGGTATTATTTAA
- a CDS encoding MurR/RpiR family transcriptional regulator: protein MKSVFFDEKIVESLTKTEKIIIKLAEENPQFFYQSNLKSLANKTQSSITLISNLAKKLSFSSFKEMQFHVYYLFLNSAQISNKVKNQQKTDKNKLIIEQLYKYYHNSLVQTLELVDLEKIQDFARKIIESKKIFIYGAGSSSIGASELAINLQKLGLNSVSFRDFHNFLLVSVQPQALKILFSKSCKTKEINFVIKKFIENNDNFIVITAKKQIDIPKKNLIFYQTLEQKNRFISISSKINQQFISDVIFFSVANLISEQYEENYKKNLEILKEWNE from the coding sequence ATGAAAAGTGTTTTCTTTGACGAAAAAATTGTTGAATCTCTAACTAAAACTGAAAAAATTATTATTAAATTGGCAGAGGAAAATCCACAATTTTTCTATCAGTCCAATCTAAAATCATTAGCAAATAAAACCCAATCTTCAATAACACTCATTTCAAATTTAGCAAAAAAATTAAGCTTTTCTAGCTTTAAAGAAATGCAGTTTCATGTTTATTATTTATTCCTTAATTCAGCACAAATTTCAAATAAAGTAAAAAATCAGCAAAAAACTGATAAAAACAAGCTAATTATCGAACAGCTTTATAAATATTATCATAATTCACTAGTTCAGACATTAGAGCTTGTTGACCTTGAAAAAATCCAAGATTTTGCCCGCAAAATTATCGAGAGCAAAAAAATTTTTATCTATGGGGCCGGTTCTTCTTCAATTGGAGCCAGTGAATTAGCAATCAATTTACAAAAATTGGGGCTAAATTCAGTTAGTTTTCGTGATTTTCATAATTTTTTATTAGTTAGCGTTCAACCTCAAGCGCTAAAAATTTTGTTTTCAAAATCTTGTAAGACAAAAGAAATTAATTTTGTTATTAAAAAGTTTATTGAAAATAACGACAATTTTATTGTAATAACAGCAAAAAAACAAATCGATATTCCCAAAAAAAATTTAATTTTTTACCAAACACTTGAACAAAAAAACCGTTTTATTTCGATCTCCTCAAAAATTAACCAACAATTTATTTCTGATGTTATTTTTTTCAGTGTTGCTAATTTAATTTCTGAGCAATACGAAGAAAATTACAAGAAAAACCTTGAAATTCTTAAAGAATGAAACGAGTAA
- a CDS encoding phosphoglycerate kinase, with product MIPTYKTKKFIDEIKFFNKKVLLRVDFNVPILEGKITSTKRITASLKTIEKIVTDGGKLIILSHLGRVKTPEDLKKKSLRIVAEELAKISQKEVKFVAQNRGKEVEEAIDQLENGQILVLENTRFQDLENKAESKNNPELGKYWASLGDVFINDAFGTLHRAHASNVGIATHIKESAIGYLVKEELDALSKIVFEPQKPFYAIIGGAKISDKIGIISTLLEKADKVLIGGGMGYTFKKALGYKIGKSIVEEDKIDLALSLIKKYSDKLILPLDAALSDKFEDVAPVYNEKNPLEIPDDLEGLDIGPMTIKLFESHLKDAKTILWNGTLGVAEFSNFATGTREIAKVISKLENCYSVIGGGDSVAAIEAEKLGDAFSHVSTGGGASISFIEKGDLIGLGPIQEKA from the coding sequence ATGATACCAACCTATAAAACTAAAAAATTTATTGATGAAATTAAATTTTTTAATAAAAAAGTTCTTTTACGTGTTGATTTTAATGTTCCAATTCTTGAAGGGAAAATTACTTCAACAAAAAGAATTACCGCGAGTTTAAAAACCATTGAGAAAATTGTTACTGATGGTGGTAAACTTATAATTTTATCACACCTTGGTAGGGTTAAAACCCCTGAAGATTTGAAAAAAAAGTCACTACGAATTGTTGCCGAAGAATTAGCTAAAATTTCACAAAAAGAAGTCAAATTTGTTGCTCAAAACCGAGGCAAAGAAGTTGAAGAAGCAATTGATCAACTTGAAAACGGACAAATTTTAGTGCTTGAAAACACAAGATTCCAAGATCTTGAAAACAAAGCTGAATCAAAAAATAATCCAGAACTTGGAAAATATTGAGCTTCATTAGGTGATGTTTTTATAAATGACGCCTTTGGGACACTTCACCGTGCTCATGCATCTAATGTCGGAATTGCAACTCACATCAAAGAATCAGCAATCGGTTATCTTGTAAAAGAAGAACTTGATGCACTGTCAAAAATTGTTTTCGAACCACAAAAGCCTTTTTATGCAATTATTGGTGGGGCAAAAATTTCTGACAAAATCGGGATAATTTCAACTCTACTTGAAAAAGCTGACAAAGTTTTAATTGGTGGAGGAATGGGTTATACATTCAAAAAAGCCCTTGGATACAAAATTGGAAAGTCAATTGTTGAAGAAGACAAAATTGATTTAGCCCTAAGTTTGATTAAAAAGTACTCTGATAAATTAATTTTACCCCTTGATGCTGCTTTGTCTGATAAATTTGAAGATGTAGCCCCGGTTTATAACGAAAAAAATCCACTTGAAATTCCAGATGACCTTGAAGGTTTAGATATTGGTCCAATGACTATTAAATTATTTGAATCACATTTAAAAGATGCAAAAACTATTTTGTGAAATGGAACTCTTGGTGTTGCTGAGTTTTCTAATTTTGCCACCGGAACTCGTGAAATTGCAAAAGTAATTTCAAAACTTGAAAATTGCTACAGCGTAATTGGTGGCGGTGATTCAGTTGCCGCAATTGAAGCTGAAAAATTAGGTGATGCTTTTAGTCATGTTTCAACTGGTGGTGGTGCTTCAATTAGTTTTATTGAAAAAGGCGATCTTATCGGTCTAGGCCCAATTCAGGAAAAAGCCTAA